In a single window of the Megalobrama amblycephala isolate DHTTF-2021 linkage group LG3, ASM1881202v1, whole genome shotgun sequence genome:
- the stard5 gene encoding stAR-related lipid transfer protein 5, producing the protein MDYIHTARSVEERLLSYRKDESGWKTCKKTNDVVVYWRPSCEFAGYVYKGEGIVNGSPEKVWDCLKPEINGLRVKWDANIKKFELLEQVSADVLICRTVTPSAAMGIISPRDFVDVISIKRYEDGTVSSNATNVSHPNCPPQPGYVRGFNHPCGCFCVPVPGEPGKTQLFSFFQTDLGGLLPRSVVDSFFPSSMVEFYSNLTKAVKSMK; encoded by the exons ATGGATTATATACACACGGCCAGATCAGTGGAAGAGCGTCTCTTGAGCTACAGAAAAGACGAGTCCGGGTGGAAAACATGCAAGAAAACT AATGATGTTGTGGTGTACTGGAGACCATCGTGTGAATTCGCGGGATATGT GTATAAGGGGGAAGGGATCGTCAATGGCAGTCCAGAGAAAGTGTGGGACTGCTTGAAACCTGAAATCAATGGACTTCGTGTAAAATGGGATGCTAATATAAAGAAGTTTGAGCTGCTTGAGCAGGTGTCTGCG GATGTTTTGATCTGCCGAACCGTCACGCCTTCGGCTGCTATGGGCATCATATCACCTCGAGATTTTGTTGATGTCATTTCCATTAAACGCTATGAGGATGGCACGGTGTCATCAAACG CGACCAATGTAAGCCATCCAAACTGTCCTCCTCAACCCGGCTATGTCAGAGGATTCAACCACCCGTGTGGCTGCTTTTGTGTTCCAGTTCCTGG gGAACCAGGCAAAACACAGCTGTTCAGCTTTTTCCAGACGGATCTTGGAGGTTTACTTCCTCGTTCGGTCGTCGATTCATTTTTCCCCTCTAGTATGGTAGAGTTTTACAGCAACCTGACCAAAGCTGTAAAATCGATGAAATAG